The proteins below come from a single Triticum aestivum cultivar Chinese Spring chromosome 5D, IWGSC CS RefSeq v2.1, whole genome shotgun sequence genomic window:
- the LOC123125590 gene encoding uncharacterized protein, translating into MLLAEQATGAVGANPGDGKGANPLQLAPASSTGSAAAGVAQRASTTMWRRARWIARGRGSARRARHLNLPRAAILMAGGSGAEAGHYREEFHQRKDGVARVRRARAVEAGSPPMLSSSSCRGPASLDSSVLTSTPPRPRARRGLRQLGHGGIDARGPEATATARTAEQATASPSWGWAGGRRSPPLSPGWLSPGQRGASRCGGC; encoded by the exons ATGCTTCTGGCAGAGCAGGCCACGGGCGCCGTCGGCGCCAACCCAGGCGACGGCAAGGGCGCCAATCCCCTCCAACTAGCCCCCGCATCCAGCACGGGGTCGGCAGCGGCGGGCGTGGCGCAGCGCGCATCGACGACGATGTGGAGACGCGCGAGGTGGATTGCTCGAGGGCGTGGAAGCGCACGGCGTGCCCGACATCTTAACCTCCCCCGCGCAGCCATTCTCATGGCTGGTGGCAGCGGAGCCGAGGCGGGCCACTACAGAGAGGAGTTTCACCAACGGAAGGACGGCGTCGCGCGTGTGAGGCGGGCCAGAGCAGTGGAGGCGGGCTCGCCGCCGATGCTCTCCTCTAGTTCCTGCCGTGGTCCTGCTTCCCTAGACTCCTCCGTGCTCACCAGCACGCCCCCAAG ACCCCGCGCGAGAAGGGGGCTGCGGCAGCTAGGTCATGGAGGCATCGATGCAAGGGGACCGGAGGCGACAGCCACGGCGCGGACGGCAGAGCAGGCGACGGCGTCTCCGTCGTGGGGGTGGGCCGGCGGACGGAGGTCACCCCCTCTATCTCCAGGCTGGCTCTCTCCGGGCCAGCGGGGCGCTTCCAGATGCGGCGGGTGCTAA